From a single Phragmites australis chromosome 7, lpPhrAust1.1, whole genome shotgun sequence genomic region:
- the LOC133924870 gene encoding protein RGF1 INDUCIBLE TRANSCRIPTION FACTOR 1-like, translated as MVIDDESPLRVNTRGGAMGGGECDGAENQRWPPWLKPLLATSFFGQCKLHADAHKSECNMYCLDCVNGALCSQCLSYHRDHHAIQIRRSSYHDVIRVSEIQKVLDITGVQTYIINSARVVFLNERPQPRPGKGVTNTCEVCERSLLDTFRFCSLGCKIVGTSGDYRIRKKHASIKKKKRPHKGAVAASDSEDSSTSVSGGSDKSSVVQSFTPSTPPATANSYRTGKRRKGVPHRSPFGSLMVEF; from the exons ATGGTAATAGACGATGAATCGCCGCTCAGAGTCAATACCAGAGGCGGCGCCATG GGAGGAGGGGAGTGCGACGGGGCGGAGAACCAGCGGTGGCCGCCGTGGCTCAAGCCGTTGCTGGCGACGAGCTTCTTCGGTCAATGCAAGCTGCACGCGGACGCGCACAAGAGCGAGTGCAACATGTACTGCCTCGACTGCGTGAACGGAGCGCTCTGCTCCCAGTGCCTTTCCTACCACCGCGACCACCACGCCATCCAG ATACGGAGGTCCTCCTACCACGACGTGATCCGGGTGTCGGAGATACAGAAGGTGCTGGACATCACCGGCGTGCAGACCTACATCATCAACAGCGCGCGCGTCGTGTTCCTGAACGAGCGCCCGCAGCCGAGGCCCGGCAAGGGAGTTACCAACACCTGCGAGGTCTGCGAGCGCAGCCTCCTCGACACCTTCCGCTTCTGCTCCCTCGGCTGCAAG ATCGTAGGAACCTCGGGCGACTACCGCATCCGGAAGAAGCACGCcagcatcaagaagaagaagaggccgCATAAGGGCGCGGTGGCGGCGTCGGACTCGGAGGACTCGTCGACGAGCGTCAGCGGCGGGAGCGACAAGAGCAGCGTGGTGCAGAGCTTCACCCCGTCGACCCCGCCGGCGACCGCCAACAGCTACCGCACGGGCAAGCGGCGCAAGGGCGTCCCGCACCGGTCGCCGTTCGGCAGCCTCATGGTGGAGTTCTAG